One segment of Niabella beijingensis DNA contains the following:
- a CDS encoding ATP-binding cassette domain-containing protein produces the protein MQVERTGNYLKWSGFLRMIPGKQLMATFFYGTFRILAATIWPYFLYRYLKSASLPRFTDLLPGVLVVLLLFAGSGIASYRQSAINIRLLKNFSLELADRIWKKMNALDWLTFHQRNRVYYFDMMMMEAWRLRSAMGAVLEVLAVNGIIAAALIVVIALISFPLFLLCLGALGVLGGLHLYSMRRQRPAVQRFHAAWRAQHHWVAKSVDQFDLIKMGRGYAWSANENRVATNHFLEANSDKLRQQSRWRIINQVAGNLVRIIIFLVGIFWLRQGAVQFSELLLVLLLVSIVQSNLMQVPGAVSQLLEGQDAALTLAAFFDLKEERIADPDPSGVQSVEQLSFKGVSYFYNNDAGIKELDLDLERGRVYLWRGPNGSGKSTAAHLLLGLLQPQAGHLFVNGAPADWELLKTLRPRFGFLDQDAPIFMGSIKENAVFGHEAPERAWAGLGDSWLSHLLPSGVIEERHVGERGEGLSGGEAKRIALIRELLRSHDILVLDEPLNHLDEAAVQLLKQEMTRLKESRIIVIISHQPGFESIADEIRSF, from the coding sequence ATGCAGGTGGAACGGACCGGTAACTATCTGAAATGGTCCGGGTTTCTAAGGATGATTCCGGGAAAACAGTTAATGGCAACTTTTTTTTACGGGACATTCCGCATACTTGCTGCAACGATCTGGCCTTATTTCCTGTATCGTTATCTTAAGAGTGCTTCATTGCCCCGCTTTACGGATCTGCTTCCCGGTGTGTTGGTGGTGCTGTTGCTTTTTGCCGGAAGCGGCATCGCATCCTACCGGCAGTCTGCGATTAATATCAGGCTGCTCAAAAACTTTTCTCTTGAACTGGCCGATCGTATCTGGAAAAAAATGAATGCACTTGACTGGCTTACGTTCCACCAGAGGAACCGGGTGTACTATTTTGATATGATGATGATGGAGGCCTGGCGCTTGCGCAGCGCGATGGGCGCCGTGCTTGAGGTGCTGGCCGTTAATGGCATTATTGCAGCAGCTCTTATCGTTGTTATTGCCCTGATCAGCTTTCCGCTGTTCCTGTTGTGTCTCGGTGCCCTGGGAGTACTGGGTGGATTGCATCTTTATTCCATGCGCCGGCAGCGACCCGCTGTACAACGGTTTCACGCAGCCTGGCGCGCGCAGCATCATTGGGTGGCCAAGAGTGTCGATCAGTTCGATCTGATCAAGATGGGAAGAGGGTATGCCTGGTCTGCTAACGAGAACCGCGTAGCCACCAACCATTTCCTGGAGGCCAATTCGGATAAACTCCGGCAGCAGTCCCGGTGGCGCATCATCAACCAGGTTGCCGGCAATCTGGTACGGATCATTATTTTCCTGGTGGGTATCTTCTGGCTGCGCCAGGGAGCTGTACAGTTCAGCGAGCTGCTTCTGGTGTTGTTGCTTGTGAGTATTGTGCAAAGCAACCTGATGCAGGTGCCGGGCGCTGTAAGCCAGCTGCTGGAAGGACAGGATGCAGCGCTTACCCTGGCAGCATTCTTCGATCTTAAGGAAGAGCGGATCGCCGATCCGGATCCGTCCGGAGTTCAATCGGTCGAACAGTTATCCTTTAAAGGGGTCAGCTATTTTTATAATAATGATGCAGGAATAAAGGAGCTGGATCTTGACCTGGAACGGGGCAGGGTCTACCTGTGGCGGGGGCCGAATGGCAGCGGGAAATCTACGGCTGCCCACCTGTTGTTGGGCCTGTTGCAGCCGCAAGCAGGCCATTTGTTTGTGAATGGAGCGCCTGCAGATTGGGAACTGCTGAAAACGCTGCGTCCCCGCTTTGGCTTTCTGGATCAGGATGCACCGATCTTTATGGGTAGCATCAAAGAGAATGCGGTCTTTGGGCATGAAGCACCGGAAAGAGCCTGGGCAGGATTGGGGGACTCCTGGCTATCGCATTTACTACCCTCCGGAGTCATTGAAGAGCGCCATGTTGGAGAGCGGGGAGAAGGATTGTCCGGCGGTGAAGCAAAACGTATTGCCCTGATACGCGAGCTGCTGCGTTCGCACGATATATTAGTACTTGATGAGCCGCTCAATCATTTGGATGAGGCGGCCGTTCAGCTGCTCAAACAGGAAATGACCCGTTTAAAAGAAAGCAGGATCATCGTTATTATTAGTCACCAACCCGGTTTTGAATCTATTGCTGATGAAATTCGTTCTTTCTGA
- a CDS encoding RagB/SusD family nutrient uptake outer membrane protein, translating to MKSKYLFYSLFIGSVIFGASSCTKLNEEFRGELEEGTTNVGADGLLITAYSSLLVPYQQDQRWVLQEISTDAAMAPTRGGDWDDNGIYRAVHLHRWNADNAFMNNTFVSLGTTIYNATNVLRFNPSKQQEAEARFLRALAMFDMIDLYGIVPIREGEALDDFRIAPKVLSAAEGIDYIVKELNEIIATLPNGTLTSAFVANKNAARTLLMKIYLNKGTFLNRQSPTFDVADMTQVITLAKAITGTGTYSVAAKGKYFDNFAPNNDAVSSENIFTLYNENGKRGGAVDRTWNTIAHYNMTPGGWNGWCTLSDYYDKFGATDERRGIYYNYPADTTNNKKLEYHRQNVGFFIGQQYDWKNNKPLMARNPANTPLVFTREVTIRTSGATLETAGIRPLKYAYDYSSSGQKNNDWVVFRYSDVLLMQAEAVLRGGTGSSTVEALAKVNTIRTNRGVTPFASLTLDNLLDERGRELYWEGWRRQDLIRFGKFLEPFQEKPTASDPKYLVFAIPSQQLAVNPNLTQNPGY from the coding sequence ATGAAATCTAAATATTTATTCTACTCACTGTTTATAGGCTCCGTCATTTTTGGGGCCTCCTCCTGCACAAAGCTCAATGAAGAGTTCCGGGGAGAACTGGAAGAAGGCACCACAAACGTAGGCGCCGACGGGCTTTTGATCACCGCCTATTCCTCATTGCTGGTACCCTATCAGCAGGACCAGCGCTGGGTATTACAGGAAATCTCAACAGATGCCGCAATGGCGCCGACCCGGGGTGGCGACTGGGACGATAACGGCATCTACAGGGCTGTACACCTGCATCGCTGGAATGCCGACAATGCTTTTATGAACAATACATTTGTCAGCCTGGGTACGACCATCTATAACGCCACGAATGTGTTACGCTTTAATCCGAGTAAGCAGCAAGAAGCTGAGGCAAGGTTCCTTCGTGCCCTGGCGATGTTTGACATGATCGACCTCTATGGTATTGTACCAATAAGAGAGGGAGAGGCTCTGGATGATTTCAGGATCGCGCCCAAAGTACTGTCCGCAGCTGAAGGGATCGACTATATTGTTAAGGAGCTCAACGAGATCATAGCTACCCTTCCCAACGGAACGCTCACATCAGCCTTCGTTGCCAACAAGAATGCTGCGAGAACATTACTGATGAAGATCTATCTGAATAAAGGAACGTTCTTAAACCGGCAATCGCCCACGTTTGATGTAGCAGATATGACCCAGGTTATTACGCTTGCAAAAGCAATTACGGGTACCGGCACTTATAGCGTTGCTGCAAAAGGCAAATACTTCGATAACTTCGCACCCAACAATGACGCAGTATCCAGTGAAAACATTTTCACCTTATACAATGAGAACGGCAAAAGAGGGGGCGCGGTTGACCGAACCTGGAATACGATCGCGCATTATAATATGACGCCTGGCGGCTGGAACGGCTGGTGCACACTCTCCGACTATTATGATAAGTTTGGTGCCACAGATGAAAGACGAGGTATCTATTACAACTATCCCGCGGATACCACCAACAACAAAAAACTAGAATATCACCGGCAGAATGTGGGCTTTTTTATTGGACAGCAATACGACTGGAAAAACAACAAACCGCTGATGGCAAGAAACCCGGCCAATACACCGTTGGTTTTCACCAGGGAAGTAACGATCCGTACCTCGGGCGCTACACTGGAAACCGCAGGTATACGCCCCCTGAAATATGCTTACGATTACTCCAGCTCCGGACAAAAGAACAACGACTGGGTAGTGTTCCGCTATTCTGATGTGCTGCTTATGCAGGCAGAAGCGGTATTAAGAGGCGGCACCGGCAGCAGTACCGTTGAAGCATTGGCCAAGGTAAATACGATCCGGACCAATCGCGGCGTAACACCATTTGCCTCCCTGACGCTTGACAATTTACTGGACGAACGCGGGCGTGAGCTATACTGGGAAGGATGGCGGCGGCAGGACCTGATCCGCTTTGGAAAATTCCTCGAACCCTTCCAGGAAAAACCGACGGCTTCCGATCCCAAATATCTTGTGTTTGCGATTCCCAGCCAGCAGCTTGCGGTAAATCCCAATTTAACACAGAACCCCGGGTATTGA
- a CDS encoding tRNA-(ms[2]io[6]A)-hydroxylase → MEFSQDTKNILGLQLPTDPRWVNLAEISLEAILTDHAYCEQKAATSCISLIQRYSDREKLVKELAPIVTEEWGHFRLVLQELEKRGLKLGRQRKDEYVNALLQFQAKGGSPDDFFLDRLLTMAMIEARSCERFKRLSEGLNDAYLSKFYRRFMESEAGHYTLFIELAEAYLPKEKVRKRWAEWLGHEAVIMQEMELRGDRIH, encoded by the coding sequence ATGGAATTTTCACAGGACACAAAAAACATTCTGGGCTTACAGCTCCCTACCGACCCGCGCTGGGTAAATCTTGCAGAAATATCGCTGGAAGCCATACTCACGGACCACGCCTATTGCGAGCAAAAGGCGGCAACCAGTTGTATCTCGCTCATTCAACGATACAGCGACCGGGAAAAACTGGTGAAAGAACTGGCGCCTATTGTGACAGAAGAATGGGGGCATTTCCGCCTTGTTTTGCAGGAACTGGAAAAAAGAGGTTTGAAACTGGGACGTCAGCGAAAGGATGAATATGTAAATGCATTATTGCAGTTCCAGGCAAAAGGCGGAAGCCCGGATGATTTTTTTCTTGACAGATTGTTAACCATGGCCATGATCGAAGCCCGGAGCTGTGAACGTTTTAAACGGCTGAGCGAAGGATTGAACGACGCCTATTTAAGCAAGTTCTACCGGCGCTTTATGGAAAGTGAGGCCGGGCATTATACCCTCTTTATTGAGCTGGCGGAAGCTTACCTGCCCAAAGAAAAAGTAAGGAAGCGCTGGGCCGAATGGCTGGGCCATGAAGCAGTGATCATGCAGGAAATGGAACTGCGTGGTGATCGTATCCATTAA
- a CDS encoding GNAT family N-acetyltransferase, whose product MITIEQIEMNHPFYGQEQDLRNRILLRPIGLPDHSWEMDDHKAWHFVAVENDNVVGCVILVPLNNGQAQLKQMAVETTYQSKGIGRLLVGALLAFAKEQRLKEIVCHAQDTAIPFYIKNGFEIYDEPFVEVGVPHHHMRIAL is encoded by the coding sequence ATGATCACAATTGAGCAAATTGAAATGAATCACCCGTTTTACGGGCAGGAGCAGGATTTAAGAAACCGTATCCTGCTACGGCCGATCGGGTTGCCGGATCATAGCTGGGAGATGGATGATCACAAAGCCTGGCATTTTGTTGCGGTGGAAAATGATAACGTGGTGGGCTGTGTCATCCTTGTACCGTTAAACAACGGACAGGCGCAGCTAAAGCAAATGGCGGTTGAAACAACCTATCAGTCTAAGGGAATCGGGCGGCTGCTCGTGGGTGCATTGCTGGCATTTGCAAAGGAACAGCGGCTCAAAGAGATTGTTTGTCATGCACAGGATACCGCAATCCCTTTTTATATAAAGAACGGGTTTGAAATTTACGACGAGCCGTTTGTGGAAGTAGGGGTACCACATCATCATATGCGGATCGCTTTGTGA
- a CDS encoding SusC/RagA family TonB-linked outer membrane protein yields the protein MKIKLLVQCLMAFVFSLASFTAIAQTKTIQGKVLDDKNQPVAGATVEIKGSQTATLSKDDGTFTINVPGDAKTLQVSFIGFVTQDVPITEGELSVVLQPGQQALDEVVVIGYGTARKKDLTGAMVTISEKNFNKGVMTNPDQLIQGKTPGVMVINNTGQPGGATTVRIRGNSSIRASNNPLFVLDGIPLSGNTALPPGRGGFSSDRGNPLNYLNPNDIASMDILKDASATAIYGSRGANGVVLINTKKGKVGQPVISVVASTGISSLRKQPEVLNAAQFREALNFYTPNEAANSDFGSNVNAFKEITRVAPTQNYYADITGGTEHGKYRLSGGYLNQQGIIVGSQMKKYTANFSGNFKFLENRRLGLDFGMFVTQTDQKFAPIDVGVGAEGNIISQALQWNPTQPFRDENGDFTFVSGNQRNPLASLAAYKDLGTNNTILAMIAPSYKITDDLEYKFVYSVTRLTGDRNAMVRGTMINPTASNDQEQAFLGKYSETDQQMTHTLSYNKQVSSDLNINAVAGYEYLDFDYRQSMMYGNGFTYLGLDYFDYLQYSTISTREVTSYRSPSNQLQSLFLRGAFNYLDRYLLTATVRRDGSTKFGANNKYAIFPSVAFAWNINEENFLKNNPNINQLKLRLGWGKTGNQEFPSGASKDRLTFASQSIVQANYGNPDLKWETSATINAGIDFALFNNRIYGSVDYFNKKTTDALFEQTLAQPAPAGRIWVNLDGEIVNKGVEIAITGNIIRKNDWNWDVTGNATFLKNSVSGLVGYYETGALRGQGFSGVLGQRMANGQPLNVWYLAEYAGIDPNTGMSMYRGLDGSISSDNDPSVNKFYAASPNPTTLLGVSTNLTYKKFSLGANMNGAMGHYLFNNTAATSLGISNLSTRNIGTSFFNTSVKESTSNSASPSTRYLEKGNYLKLANVTLSYKVGDIGNVLKNFNISLTGQNLFILTKYTGFDPEVNTDGSTNGIPSLGIEYLPYPPAKTILLGVNFSL from the coding sequence TGCTGGATGACAAAAACCAACCGGTGGCAGGGGCTACCGTGGAGATCAAGGGCAGTCAGACTGCTACCCTTTCGAAAGATGACGGAACATTTACCATCAATGTTCCGGGAGATGCAAAAACATTACAGGTTTCGTTTATCGGTTTTGTTACACAGGATGTTCCCATTACTGAAGGCGAACTATCCGTAGTGCTGCAGCCCGGCCAGCAGGCGCTGGATGAGGTAGTAGTGATCGGTTATGGCACCGCCCGGAAAAAAGATCTTACCGGTGCGATGGTAACCATCAGTGAAAAGAATTTCAATAAAGGCGTTATGACCAATCCCGATCAATTGATCCAGGGAAAAACACCGGGTGTGATGGTCATCAACAATACCGGGCAACCGGGAGGTGCCACCACGGTACGTATCCGTGGTAATTCATCCATACGTGCCAGTAATAACCCGTTATTCGTACTGGATGGTATTCCCCTGTCGGGAAATACGGCCCTGCCCCCCGGACGAGGCGGCTTTTCCTCAGACCGGGGCAATCCGCTCAACTACCTTAACCCGAATGATATTGCCAGCATGGATATCTTAAAGGACGCATCGGCAACAGCTATTTACGGCTCCCGTGGTGCAAACGGTGTTGTTTTGATCAATACAAAAAAAGGAAAAGTTGGTCAGCCGGTGATTTCGGTAGTGGCCTCTACCGGCATCTCCAGCCTGAGGAAACAGCCCGAAGTGCTGAATGCCGCACAGTTCAGGGAAGCATTGAACTTCTATACACCCAATGAGGCGGCCAACTCCGACTTCGGCAGCAATGTGAATGCATTTAAAGAAATAACCAGAGTAGCGCCCACGCAAAATTATTACGCAGATATCACAGGTGGCACAGAGCACGGGAAATACCGTCTTTCCGGCGGGTACCTCAATCAGCAGGGGATCATCGTCGGCTCCCAGATGAAAAAATATACCGCCAACTTCAGCGGCAATTTCAAATTTCTGGAGAACCGGAGACTGGGACTGGACTTTGGAATGTTTGTAACGCAGACCGATCAGAAGTTTGCACCCATCGATGTGGGTGTGGGTGCTGAAGGAAATATTATATCACAGGCATTACAATGGAATCCAACACAGCCATTCAGAGATGAAAACGGCGATTTTACATTTGTAAGCGGAAACCAAAGGAATCCGCTGGCCAGTTTAGCCGCCTACAAAGACCTTGGCACCAATAATACCATCCTGGCCATGATCGCTCCTTCCTATAAGATCACCGATGATCTTGAATATAAATTTGTATATAGTGTTACGCGACTTACAGGAGATCGCAATGCCATGGTACGCGGAACAATGATTAATCCTACCGCATCAAACGACCAGGAGCAGGCCTTCCTGGGAAAATATTCAGAGACCGATCAGCAGATGACGCATACCTTATCTTACAATAAGCAGGTTTCATCCGATCTTAATATCAATGCTGTAGCCGGATACGAGTATCTTGACTTCGACTACAGACAGAGCATGATGTACGGGAACGGATTTACTTACCTGGGGCTGGATTATTTTGATTACCTGCAATATTCAACCATCAGCACGCGCGAAGTAACCTCTTACAGAAGTCCTAGCAATCAATTACAATCCCTGTTTTTAAGAGGCGCATTTAATTACCTGGACCGCTATCTTTTAACGGCTACGGTGCGAAGAGACGGGTCTACAAAATTCGGTGCCAATAATAAATATGCCATCTTCCCTTCAGTTGCGTTTGCCTGGAATATCAACGAAGAAAATTTTCTTAAAAACAATCCCAACATCAACCAGTTAAAATTAAGACTGGGCTGGGGTAAAACAGGGAACCAGGAATTCCCATCAGGAGCATCAAAAGACCGCCTTACTTTCGCCAGTCAAAGCATTGTTCAGGCCAACTATGGTAACCCCGATCTGAAATGGGAAACCTCCGCCACGATCAATGCCGGTATCGACTTTGCCCTTTTTAACAACCGCATTTACGGTTCGGTGGACTATTTTAACAAGAAGACCACAGATGCCTTATTTGAGCAAACACTGGCGCAACCAGCTCCCGCCGGCCGCATCTGGGTAAACCTTGATGGAGAGATCGTGAACAAAGGGGTTGAGATCGCCATTACCGGGAATATCATTCGAAAAAACGACTGGAACTGGGATGTAACAGGAAATGCCACCTTTCTTAAAAACAGCGTAAGCGGCCTGGTCGGGTATTATGAAACCGGCGCATTAAGAGGTCAGGGTTTCTCTGGTGTTTTAGGACAACGAATGGCAAATGGTCAGCCCCTGAACGTTTGGTACCTTGCCGAATATGCAGGCATCGACCCCAATACAGGTATGAGCATGTACCGCGGGCTGGATGGCAGTATCAGTTCCGACAACGATCCTTCTGTGAACAAGTTTTATGCAGCAAGTCCCAATCCTACAACATTACTGGGCGTATCCACCAATCTCACCTATAAGAAGTTTTCACTGGGTGCAAATATGAATGGTGCAATGGGACACTACCTGTTCAACAATACCGCAGCCACATCTCTCGGGATCAGCAATCTTTCCACAAGAAATATCGGAACAAGTTTCTTCAATACAAGTGTTAAAGAGTCTACCTCCAATTCCGCATCGCCTTCAACCCGTTATTTGGAAAAAGGCAACTACCTTAAACTGGCGAACGTAACCCTGAGCTACAAGGTGGGTGACATTGGAAATGTGTTAAAGAATTTCAACATTTCGCTGACCGGGCAGAACCTGTTCATACTGACCAAGTATACCGGATTTGATCCGGAGGTAAATACGGATGGTTCTACCAACGGTATTCCGTCACTGGGTATCGAATACCTCCCTTATCCCCCTGCAAAGACAATTCTTCTTGGTGTAAACTTTTCGCTCTAA
- a CDS encoding glycosyltransferase family 2 protein: protein MNCPEISVIIPTHNNGAELFRALETVAGQDAVLGGRCRLQVIVVNDASDAASQPLLEQLADVYPQITLIAHEVQRGPAAARNTGIGAATGELISFLDADDEWPLNKLSLLLPVLEDASVDVAGGKIKYLLGDGVPELEMNYEDHENRLSHVHLGALLVRRSLFQQSLFFDESLRYSEDIDWWLRLKEQQVKIVLLEATTLLYRVHGSNMSVHKSIRELQLLNVLHKAARRRENKMLMPHIPQLKDYRIGKADPLISIILPLYNGKDLVTKSIGSVLAQTYTHWELLIIDDGSTDGGDAFIRRRFPQATMISQENAGVAAARNKGIQHARGEIIAFIDQDDEWMPDKLREQWEVLKQDPYCAFVTCNQHFACAADTVLPANFSEKLREAHRGLVPSALLIRKQVLQDVNNFDESLDVSSDFDLVRRLRNAGFQEKNVERLLLRKWYHGGNASLNKTVMRREILGLLHRQIRKL from the coding sequence ATGAATTGTCCTGAGATCAGTGTTATCATACCTACACATAATAACGGAGCGGAACTTTTTCGCGCCCTGGAAACGGTGGCAGGCCAGGACGCAGTGCTTGGAGGCCGGTGCCGGCTTCAGGTCATCGTTGTGAATGATGCATCCGATGCCGCTTCCCAACCATTGCTGGAACAGCTTGCGGATGTATATCCGCAGATAACACTTATAGCTCATGAGGTACAGAGGGGCCCTGCTGCAGCCCGGAACACTGGTATCGGTGCTGCCACCGGTGAGCTGATCAGCTTTCTGGATGCCGATGACGAATGGCCGCTGAATAAATTAAGTCTTCTGCTTCCTGTGCTGGAGGATGCATCGGTGGATGTGGCAGGTGGGAAGATAAAATATCTTCTCGGGGATGGTGTACCGGAGCTGGAGATGAACTATGAAGATCATGAAAACAGGCTGAGTCATGTTCACCTCGGCGCCCTGCTGGTACGAAGGTCCCTTTTTCAGCAATCGTTATTTTTTGATGAAAGCCTGCGTTACAGTGAAGACATTGACTGGTGGCTGCGGTTAAAGGAGCAACAGGTGAAAATAGTGCTGCTTGAAGCGACGACGCTTTTATACCGGGTACATGGCAGTAATATGTCGGTGCATAAAAGTATCCGGGAACTGCAGCTCTTAAACGTATTGCATAAAGCTGCGCGGCGAAGAGAAAATAAAATGCTTATGCCCCATATACCTCAATTAAAGGACTACCGGATCGGGAAAGCGGATCCGCTGATCAGCATTATCCTGCCTTTGTATAATGGAAAAGATCTGGTGACGAAATCGATCGGAAGTGTACTGGCACAAACATATACCCATTGGGAACTACTGATTATAGATGACGGGTCAACGGATGGCGGGGATGCGTTTATTCGTCGCCGTTTCCCGCAGGCAACAATGATTTCACAGGAAAATGCCGGCGTGGCAGCAGCCCGGAATAAAGGAATTCAGCATGCCCGCGGGGAGATCATTGCTTTTATTGACCAGGATGATGAATGGATGCCGGACAAATTGCGCGAGCAATGGGAGGTGCTGAAGCAGGACCCTTATTGTGCTTTTGTTACCTGCAATCAGCATTTCGCCTGTGCGGCGGATACGGTGCTGCCTGCCAATTTTAGTGAAAAGCTCCGCGAAGCGCACCGGGGCCTGGTGCCCAGCGCCCTGCTGATCCGTAAACAGGTGTTGCAGGATGTGAATAATTTTGATGAATCGCTGGATGTAAGCAGTGATTTCGACCTGGTCCGCAGGCTGCGTAACGCCGGTTTCCAGGAGAAAAATGTAGAGCGCCTGTTGCTCCGGAAATGGTACCACGGGGGGAACGCCAGTCTTAATAAAACAGTAATGCGCCGGGAGATACTGGGTTTGCTTCACCGACAAATCAGGAAGCTATGA
- a CDS encoding nucleotidyltransferase family protein, translating to MKFVLSDLVDNLSVEQTLLLRACLAKSKTEREGYVRAWENEVQIMDLDFSSSRLVPYLLYKNQQEGISCRHDKRLKILYKYWWLRTQHISNQLRQVHRAFLAEGIAVVVIKGASIRQYYPRAELRSMSDFDLLIPQQKMQEAIGILRRMEFVPHQILMACIQEVPGLLFDFGHAVSCTNPSSDTFIDLHWKIGSNCTKQFTERLWLHLVPCPELPGGKKPALAYEVFMILIHAGDKANRHNLNWIIDIAQLHDQLDAPLWQQARQLAIEEKKEDLFDYACRVLLQFGLPVPDPGKVKTPPRLIYKEARKGGIHRVLNGPRTVRNLICIITRLYPHASLWQQCYQFVRSVRFVFISRRIEKRIDGTDGQVVQLRK from the coding sequence ATGAAATTCGTTCTTTCTGATCTCGTTGACAACCTGAGCGTTGAACAAACGCTGCTGCTACGTGCCTGTCTTGCCAAAAGCAAAACAGAGCGTGAAGGTTATGTACGTGCATGGGAAAACGAGGTGCAGATCATGGATCTTGATTTCAGCTCTTCGCGGCTGGTACCTTATCTGCTGTACAAAAATCAGCAGGAGGGGATCAGTTGCCGGCATGATAAGCGGCTTAAAATACTTTATAAGTACTGGTGGCTGAGGACGCAGCACATCAGCAACCAACTCCGTCAGGTGCACCGGGCCTTTCTGGCGGAAGGGATTGCGGTGGTTGTCATCAAGGGCGCATCCATCAGGCAATACTATCCGCGTGCGGAGTTACGATCCATGAGCGATTTTGATCTGCTGATCCCGCAGCAAAAAATGCAGGAGGCCATCGGTATTCTCCGGCGGATGGAATTTGTTCCCCATCAGATACTGATGGCCTGCATACAGGAAGTACCCGGACTGCTGTTCGATTTTGGGCATGCTGTTTCCTGTACCAATCCTTCCAGCGATACATTTATTGACCTTCACTGGAAGATCGGATCCAACTGTACGAAACAATTCACCGAAAGATTGTGGCTGCACCTGGTTCCCTGTCCGGAGCTGCCGGGCGGAAAAAAACCGGCACTTGCTTACGAGGTCTTTATGATCCTCATCCATGCGGGCGATAAAGCCAACCGGCATAACCTGAACTGGATCATTGATATTGCTCAATTGCATGATCAGCTGGATGCGCCTCTCTGGCAACAGGCCCGGCAGCTGGCGATTGAAGAAAAGAAAGAAGACCTCTTCGATTATGCCTGCAGGGTGTTATTGCAATTTGGCCTGCCTGTGCCCGATCCCGGAAAGGTAAAGACACCTCCAAGACTGATCTATAAAGAAGCCCGCAAAGGAGGTATTCACCGGGTGCTTAATGGCCCGCGCACGGTGAGAAACCTGATATGTATCATTACCCGTCTTTATCCGCATGCATCCCTGTGGCAGCAATGTTATCAGTTTGTACGGAGTGTGAGATTTGTCTTTATTTCCAGGCGGATTGAAAAACGTATCGATGGTACCGACGGCCAGGTTGTGCAATTGCGCAAATAA
- a CDS encoding glycosyltransferase family 2 protein — translation MNAPLIDVVIAVYNGRKFIREAIESVQAQTWKALRIIVADDGSEDDTTDIVASLMAGDSRIRLLKCPHRGVSATLNTAIAQGAAPYIAFLDADDLWEPEKLEKQLGALRTGTAAACFCLIREFETLTGNGTVTQRARSGSLKGYSKTAFLGRRELFDRYGGFDQQVSIGDFVEWFSRIIRANLEVLLLDEVLAYRRVHHHNMTLGVDKTAFLGLLKAHLDEKRKN, via the coding sequence ATGAATGCTCCGTTGATCGACGTTGTTATTGCCGTATACAATGGCCGGAAGTTTATCCGGGAGGCTATCGAATCGGTGCAGGCGCAGACCTGGAAAGCGCTGCGTATAATCGTTGCTGACGATGGTTCTGAAGATGACACCACCGATATTGTTGCGTCCCTGATGGCCGGTGATTCCAGAATCCGGCTGTTAAAATGTCCGCACCGGGGGGTGTCGGCTACACTCAATACAGCTATTGCACAGGGGGCGGCGCCCTATATCGCTTTTTTGGATGCGGATGATTTATGGGAACCGGAGAAGCTGGAGAAGCAGCTGGGCGCGTTGCGCACTGGTACTGCGGCGGCCTGCTTTTGCCTGATACGGGAGTTTGAAACGCTCACCGGGAACGGAACTGTTACCCAGCGCGCCCGCTCCGGATCACTGAAAGGGTATTCAAAAACGGCTTTTTTGGGGAGGCGGGAGCTCTTCGATAGGTATGGTGGTTTTGATCAGCAGGTTTCCATAGGTGATTTTGTCGAATGGTTTAGCCGGATCATACGGGCGAATCTTGAGGTGCTCCTGCTGGATGAAGTGTTGGCCTACCGCCGGGTACATCATCATAATATGACCCTCGGGGTCGATAAAACGGCTTTTTTAGGATTGCTAAAAGCTCATTTGGATGAAAAACGAAAAAACTGA